In the Deltaproteobacteria bacterium genome, one interval contains:
- the sppA gene encoding signal peptide peptidase SppA has translation MAQRRGRNQPARQQGDAGRGLARHAKGHHDQHLHARRRAGADALRRGDDPNQQGPRVLHHAGSDRRVRDGRLPVAEAPEDPLMAKRATGGARAAAQATRAAANAASWLRDAATLPFTWRLPRDWVALPLEHGIAPSPPTLPRFLQRGRSPLPLLALDLGLSLAERDPQLCGLVVRLGAAPLGFARTAQLARGMARLRAAGKRVVVWAASTGNAGAWLGGLADRFWLAPEGRLELVGLRVENVFLRQALDHLRVRPDVFSTGEYKSAGEMLERDSLSAPAREALETVVEDLYQTLVAGLAAGRAGTVERAREWIDAGPYLAREAVAAGIADGLVYGDELPAKLAELDDGGAPQPATEEPREARPIPFSAYLRVARPRFVWQPVRVGRPEIAVVPLLGAIRPGAGEPSGVVGVLRALAEREPVRAVVLRIDSPGGEPLASDLLWRAVRVLGEKKPVIASLGDAAASGGYYVAMAAHEIVADPCSLTGSIGVVLAGLEIDGLLDWLGVSLDGVQRGKHAGIHDLARKRTPEERAHLHRQVEGIYRSFLAKAALCRGRSEAEIEAVARGRVWTGRHAQERGLVDSLGGLDDALARARARAGLGNDEGDPLYCTLNVRPWERLLARRPFDSRARAFAPELSCPIRVPLR, from the coding sequence ATGGCCCAGCGGCGTGGGCGGAACCAGCCCGCGCGCCAACAAGGAGACGCTGGGCGAGGTCTCGCGCGTCACGCGAAAGGGCATCACGATCAACACCTTCATGCTCGACGACGCGCCGGAGCTGATGCACTTCGTCGAGGCGATGACCCGAATCAACAAGGGCCGCGCGTTCTACACCACGCCGGGTCAGATCGGCGAGTACGTGATGGTCGACTACCTGTCGCGGAAGCGCCGGAAGATCCGCTGATGGCGAAACGCGCGACGGGCGGCGCGCGCGCGGCCGCCCAGGCGACGCGCGCGGCGGCAAACGCGGCGAGCTGGCTGCGCGACGCGGCGACGCTTCCGTTCACCTGGCGCCTGCCGCGCGACTGGGTCGCGCTCCCGCTCGAGCACGGCATCGCCCCCTCGCCCCCGACGCTGCCTCGCTTCCTGCAGCGCGGCCGGTCGCCGCTGCCGCTGCTCGCGCTCGACCTCGGGCTCTCGCTCGCAGAGCGCGATCCGCAATTGTGCGGGCTGGTGGTGCGACTCGGCGCAGCTCCGCTCGGCTTCGCGCGCACGGCGCAGCTCGCGCGCGGCATGGCCAGGCTTCGCGCGGCCGGCAAACGCGTCGTGGTCTGGGCGGCCTCGACCGGGAACGCGGGGGCCTGGCTGGGGGGCCTCGCCGATCGCTTCTGGCTCGCTCCCGAGGGTCGGCTCGAGCTCGTGGGGCTGCGCGTCGAGAACGTCTTCCTGCGCCAGGCGCTGGACCACCTGCGCGTGCGGCCGGACGTGTTCTCGACCGGCGAGTACAAATCCGCCGGCGAGATGCTCGAGCGCGACTCGCTCTCCGCTCCCGCGCGCGAAGCGCTCGAGACGGTGGTCGAAGATCTGTACCAGACGCTCGTCGCCGGGCTCGCGGCCGGGCGCGCGGGCACGGTGGAGCGCGCGCGCGAATGGATCGACGCCGGCCCGTATCTCGCGCGCGAGGCGGTGGCCGCGGGAATCGCGGACGGACTCGTCTATGGCGACGAGCTGCCCGCGAAGCTCGCCGAGCTCGACGACGGTGGAGCCCCGCAGCCAGCGACGGAGGAGCCGCGCGAGGCGCGCCCGATCCCCTTCTCCGCGTATCTGCGCGTGGCCCGGCCGCGCTTCGTGTGGCAGCCGGTCCGGGTCGGCCGGCCGGAGATCGCGGTCGTTCCGCTTCTCGGCGCGATCCGTCCCGGCGCGGGCGAGCCCTCCGGCGTGGTCGGCGTGCTGCGCGCGCTCGCAGAGCGCGAACCCGTCCGGGCCGTGGTGCTGCGGATCGACAGCCCCGGCGGCGAGCCGCTCGCCTCCGATCTGCTCTGGCGCGCGGTGCGCGTGCTCGGCGAGAAGAAGCCGGTGATCGCGAGCCTGGGCGATGCCGCGGCCTCGGGCGGCTACTACGTCGCGATGGCCGCGCACGAGATCGTCGCCGATCCGTGTAGCCTGACCGGCTCGATCGGGGTCGTGCTCGCCGGCCTCGAGATCGACGGGCTTCTCGACTGGCTGGGCGTCTCGCTCGACGGCGTGCAGCGCGGCAAGCACGCGGGCATCCACGACCTCGCGCGCAAGCGCACGCCCGAGGAGCGCGCCCACCTGCACCGGCAGGTCGAAGGCATCTACCGCAGCTTTCTCGCCAAGGCCGCCCTGTGCCGCGGTCGCAGCGAAGCGGAAATCGAGGCCGTTGCGCGCGGCCGCGTCTGGACCGGCCGCCACGCGCAGGAGCGCGGTCTGGTCGATTCGCTCGGCGGCCTCGACGACGCGCTCGCCCGTGCGCGCGCGCGGGCGGGTCTCGGAAACGACGAGGGCGACCCGCTCTACTGCACCCTGAACGTCCGGCCGTGGGAGCGCCTGCTCGCGCGCCGTCCGTTCGATTCGCGCGCCCGCGCATTCGCGCCGGAGCTGTCTTGTCCGATCCGCGTCCCGCTGCGCTAG
- the trmB gene encoding tRNA (guanosine(46)-N7)-methyltransferase TrmB: protein MPRSQRSGNRGRCARPRLDRPPRAGARSGRFARRPRRRARPCARAGGSRKRRGRPALLHPERPAVGAPARAPSVRFARPRIRAGAVLSDPRPAALAPVVSAETLRERGLRSCLGVDRVVLELGFGRAELLLDLAERNPERVYLGVEVSRKRVEKAGQRAQRRELANVFMIHAPAEYVLERVLPADSVEECWVNCPDPWPKKRHWRRRLVQAPLVAALARVLCAGAVLHIATDHEGYRDWIAAVMAAQDAFVNLHAPEAFVATQPDRRETAYEAEWRAEGRVIAYFDYRRAK, encoded by the coding sequence GTGCCGCGGTCGCAGCGAAGCGGAAATCGAGGCCGTTGCGCGCGGCCGCGTCTGGACCGGCCGCCACGCGCAGGAGCGCGGTCTGGTCGATTCGCTCGGCGGCCTCGACGACGCGCTCGCCCGTGCGCGCGCGCGGGCGGGTCTCGGAAACGACGAGGGCGACCCGCTCTACTGCACCCTGAACGTCCGGCCGTGGGAGCGCCTGCTCGCGCGCCGTCCGTTCGATTCGCGCGCCCGCGCATTCGCGCCGGAGCTGTCTTGTCCGATCCGCGTCCCGCTGCGCTAGCGCCGGTCGTCTCCGCCGAGACGCTGCGCGAGCGGGGCTTGCGCAGCTGTCTGGGCGTCGATCGCGTCGTGCTCGAGCTCGGCTTCGGCCGCGCCGAGCTGCTGCTCGATCTGGCCGAGCGCAATCCGGAGCGCGTGTACCTGGGCGTCGAGGTTTCGCGCAAGCGGGTCGAGAAGGCGGGACAGCGCGCGCAGCGGCGCGAGCTCGCCAACGTCTTCATGATCCACGCGCCGGCCGAGTACGTGCTCGAGCGCGTGCTGCCCGCCGACTCGGTCGAGGAGTGCTGGGTGAACTGCCCCGATCCCTGGCCGAAGAAGCGCCACTGGCGGCGCAGGCTGGTGCAGGCGCCGCTCGTCGCAGCGCTCGCGCGTGTTCTCTGCGCCGGCGCGGTTCTGCACATCGCGACCGATCACGAGGGCTATCGCGACTGGATCGCCGCCGTCATGGCCGCGCAAGACGCGTTCGTGAACCTGCACGCGCCCGAGGCCTTCGTCGCCACGCAGCCCGACCGGCGCGAGACCGCCTACGAGGCCGAATGGCGCGCCGAGGGTCGCGTGATCGCCTACTTCGACTATCGTAGGGCGAAGTGA
- the rlmN gene encoding 23S rRNA (adenine(2503)-C(2))-methyltransferase RlmN, with amino-acid sequence MNSLLALTPDELRSHFTAVGVPGFRAAQVSSWLYARRVRDFAAMANLPRALRATLAATWDARALERIDVREAPDGTRKLVLGTADAARIEAVLIPEGRRQTLCVSSQIGCSLDCSFCATGRMGLGRNLRAEEIVDQALHASDILAAEGKALTHVVFMGMGEPLLNLASVVQAIRVLTHAEAFALSPKRITVSTAGVVPRLAQLGAAVPVRLAVSLHATTDALRDELVPLNRRFPLARLLEACAAYPVARRDRLSFEYALLAGVNDSDVDARRLARIANGARAKVNLIPMNEHPASPYRRPSEARIDAFLAALCEAGASATVRRSRGDDILAACGQLGALSGAQGGATSADASGR; translated from the coding sequence GTGAACTCCCTGCTCGCACTCACCCCCGACGAGCTGCGCAGCCATTTCACGGCCGTCGGCGTGCCCGGCTTCCGCGCCGCGCAGGTCTCGAGCTGGCTGTACGCGCGGCGCGTGCGCGACTTCGCGGCGATGGCCAATCTGCCGCGCGCGCTGCGCGCGACGCTCGCCGCGACCTGGGACGCTCGAGCGCTCGAGCGCATCGACGTCCGTGAAGCCCCCGACGGCACGCGCAAGCTCGTGCTCGGCACGGCTGACGCCGCGCGAATCGAGGCCGTGCTGATTCCCGAGGGCCGAAGGCAGACGCTCTGCGTCTCGTCGCAGATCGGCTGCAGCCTGGACTGCTCGTTCTGCGCGACCGGCCGGATGGGCCTGGGGCGGAACCTGCGCGCCGAGGAGATCGTCGACCAGGCGCTGCACGCGAGCGACATCCTCGCGGCGGAAGGCAAGGCGCTCACCCACGTGGTCTTCATGGGCATGGGGGAGCCGCTGCTGAACCTCGCCAGCGTCGTGCAGGCGATCCGCGTGCTCACGCACGCCGAGGCGTTCGCGCTCTCTCCCAAACGCATCACGGTGTCGACGGCGGGCGTCGTGCCCAGGCTCGCCCAGCTCGGCGCTGCGGTGCCGGTTCGGCTGGCCGTGTCTCTGCACGCCACCACCGACGCGCTTCGCGACGAGCTCGTGCCGCTGAATCGCCGCTTTCCGCTGGCAAGACTGCTCGAGGCCTGCGCGGCGTATCCCGTCGCCAGACGCGACCGTCTCTCGTTCGAGTACGCGCTGCTCGCGGGCGTGAACGACTCGGACGTCGATGCGCGCAGGCTCGCGCGGATCGCGAACGGGGCGCGGGCCAAGGTCAATCTGATCCCGATGAACGAGCACCCCGCCAGCCCCTACCGGCGGCCGAGCGAGGCGCGGATCGACGCCTTCCTCGCCGCGCTCTGCGAGGCCGGCGCGAGCGCGACCGTCCGGCGCTCGCGAGGAGACGACATCCTCGCCGCGTGCGGCCAGCTCGGGGCGCTCTCCGGCGCGCAGGGCGGAGCGACAAGCGCGGACGCGAGCGGCCGATAA
- a CDS encoding serine/threonine protein phosphatase yields MLYAIGDIHGMRDELAELLAKLPLEPSDRLIFIGDYVDRGPDPKGVVDLLIEVSKQRECLFLMGNHEAMFLSFIGWQGPNYFGKEAFLHNGGETTLASYGYFESDASFELPPEHERFYRDLRLWHLEGEYAFVHAGLSKAALPLSDAKYALSRERVKDLLWQRETADLPHSLGVTIVYGHTPLPDFGVRWNVPYSIGIDTGAVYGGPLSAIRLPDETIFQSP; encoded by the coding sequence ATGCTCTACGCGATCGGCGACATCCACGGCATGCGCGACGAGCTCGCGGAGCTTCTGGCGAAGCTCCCGCTCGAGCCGAGCGACCGCCTGATCTTCATCGGCGACTACGTCGATCGCGGCCCGGATCCGAAGGGCGTCGTCGATCTCCTGATCGAGGTCTCGAAGCAGCGCGAGTGCCTGTTCCTGATGGGCAACCACGAGGCGATGTTCCTGTCGTTCATCGGCTGGCAGGGGCCCAACTACTTCGGCAAGGAGGCGTTCCTGCACAACGGCGGCGAGACGACGCTCGCGAGCTACGGCTACTTCGAGTCCGACGCGAGCTTCGAGCTTCCGCCCGAGCACGAGCGCTTCTACCGCGATCTGCGTCTCTGGCACCTCGAGGGCGAGTACGCGTTCGTCCACGCGGGACTCTCGAAGGCGGCGCTCCCCCTCTCCGACGCGAAGTACGCGCTGTCGCGCGAGCGGGTGAAGGACCTGCTCTGGCAGCGCGAGACCGCGGACCTGCCCCACAGTCTGGGCGTGACGATCGTCTACGGCCACACGCCGCTCCCGGATTTCGGTGTAAGGTGGAACGTCCCATACTCGATCGGGATCGATACCGGGGCGGTCTACGGCGGGCCGCTCTCCGCGATCCGGCTCCCCGACGAGACCATCTTCCAGAGCCCCTGA
- a CDS encoding isovaleryl-CoA dehydrogenase (catalyzes the formation of 3-methylbut-2-enoyl CoA from 3-methylbutanoyl CoA) codes for MDLTPEHEQIRDTVRRLAEQELAPIAARIDADDWFPRDFFRRLGEIGALGVLVPEAFGGSGGDYLGAALIMEELARHSGSVSLSYGAHAVLCVGAIARDASDQQKRRVLPRLCSGEAIGAWALTEPSSGSDALGMRTRAVRDGDVYVLDGSKTFITNGSEAETLVVYARTNPALDAHGISVFLVDGKASGFSCSKKLDKMGMRGSPTAELRFDGVRVPVADRLGEENRGVAMMMRGLDVERATLAGVSVGLAQAALDHALVYAREREQFGRPIADFQMVQKILADTYVELTAARLLVYESARTCIRQSSGVSKLASAAKLFASEIATRAGLAAVQILGGYGYTRDYPVERIARDAKLMEIGAGTSEIQRTIIARDLIRGR; via the coding sequence ATGGACCTCACCCCCGAGCACGAGCAGATCCGCGACACCGTCCGGCGCCTCGCCGAGCAGGAGCTCGCTCCGATCGCGGCGAGAATCGACGCGGACGATTGGTTCCCGCGGGATTTCTTCCGGCGGCTGGGAGAGATCGGCGCGCTCGGCGTGCTCGTGCCCGAGGCGTTCGGCGGCAGCGGCGGCGACTATCTGGGCGCCGCGCTGATCATGGAAGAGCTCGCGCGCCACAGCGGCTCCGTCTCGCTCTCCTACGGCGCGCACGCGGTGCTCTGCGTCGGTGCGATCGCGCGCGACGCGTCCGACCAGCAGAAGCGGCGCGTGCTGCCGCGGCTCTGTTCGGGCGAGGCGATCGGCGCCTGGGCGCTGACCGAGCCGAGCTCCGGCTCCGACGCGCTGGGAATGCGCACGCGCGCCGTTCGCGACGGCGACGTCTACGTGCTGGACGGCAGCAAGACGTTCATCACCAACGGCTCCGAGGCGGAGACCCTGGTCGTCTACGCGCGCACGAACCCCGCGCTCGACGCGCACGGGATCTCGGTCTTCCTGGTCGACGGCAAGGCGTCCGGCTTCTCGTGCAGCAAGAAGCTCGACAAGATGGGAATGCGCGGCAGCCCGACCGCCGAGCTGCGCTTCGACGGCGTGCGCGTCCCCGTCGCCGATCGGCTGGGCGAGGAGAACCGCGGCGTGGCGATGATGATGCGCGGTCTCGACGTGGAGCGCGCGACGCTGGCCGGCGTCTCCGTGGGCCTGGCGCAGGCCGCGCTCGACCACGCGCTCGTCTACGCGCGCGAGCGCGAGCAGTTCGGCCGGCCGATCGCCGACTTCCAGATGGTGCAGAAGATCCTCGCCGACACGTACGTCGAGCTCACCGCCGCGCGGCTGCTCGTCTACGAGTCGGCGCGAACCTGCATCCGCCAGAGCAGCGGGGTCTCGAAGCTGGCGTCGGCCGCCAAGCTCTTCGCGTCCGAGATCGCCACGCGCGCGGGTCTGGCCGCGGTGCAGATCCTCGGCGGCTACGGCTACACGCGCGACTATCCCGTGGAGCGCATCGCGCGCGACGCGAAGCTGATGGAGATCGGCGCGGGCACGTCCGAGATCCAGCGCACGATCATCGCGCGCGACCTGATCCGCGGCCGCTAG